In the genome of Bacillus sp. S3, one region contains:
- the trpD gene encoding anthranilate phosphoribosyltransferase, giving the protein MKNYLLQLAEKQSFSENQMKEVFDFILGEEVSESEIAAFMMGLKSKGETVEEITGIVKSLKNHTLTFKRKFPNVLDNCGTGGDGSSSFNVSTTSAFVIAAAGVPVAKHGNRSISSKTGSADVLEHLGINLNISAEKTEEILEDIGIAFLFAPHVHPKLKKITMVRKQLKIPTIFNFIGPLTNPLELDYQLLGVYRRDLLNVFTEVLHKLGRKRAVVINGAGYLDEASLQGENHFTLLENGRITNHSFFPEEMNLSRYDNSCIKGGDSKENAEILVKVLKGEHGAHLDTVVLNAGIGIFTAGKTDTIKDGIELAREMIQTGAAYEKLTSLIEKSKASRKEAI; this is encoded by the coding sequence ATGAAGAATTATTTACTCCAGTTAGCTGAAAAACAATCCTTTTCTGAGAACCAAATGAAAGAAGTATTTGATTTTATTTTAGGCGAAGAAGTATCTGAATCCGAAATTGCCGCATTTATGATGGGGTTAAAATCAAAAGGTGAGACGGTAGAAGAAATTACTGGGATAGTAAAATCATTAAAAAATCATACATTGACCTTTAAGCGAAAGTTTCCCAATGTTCTTGATAATTGCGGAACCGGTGGTGATGGTTCATCAAGCTTTAATGTCAGCACCACATCTGCGTTTGTAATTGCGGCAGCAGGGGTCCCTGTTGCCAAGCATGGAAACAGAAGTATCTCCAGTAAAACAGGCAGTGCTGATGTATTAGAACATTTGGGAATCAATTTAAATATTTCTGCAGAAAAAACAGAAGAGATCCTTGAGGATATTGGGATTGCGTTTCTATTCGCACCGCATGTTCATCCAAAATTGAAAAAAATTACGATGGTTCGCAAACAATTAAAAATTCCTACTATTTTTAATTTCATCGGCCCATTAACTAATCCTTTAGAGTTGGACTATCAGTTACTGGGCGTCTATCGTAGGGACCTGCTGAATGTATTTACAGAAGTGCTGCATAAACTTGGCCGGAAACGAGCTGTTGTGATAAATGGCGCCGGATATTTGGATGAAGCTTCCCTTCAAGGAGAGAACCATTTTACCCTTTTGGAAAATGGCAGGATAACCAATCATTCCTTTTTTCCAGAAGAAATGAACCTTTCCCGGTATGATAATAGCTGTATAAAAGGCGGAGATTCAAAAGAAAATGCTGAAATTTTAGTCAAAGTATTAAAAGGGGAACATGGAGCGCATCTGGATACTGTTGTACTCAATGCAGGAATCGGTATATTTACAGCCGGGAAAACAGACACGATTAAAGACGGGATTGAACTTGCAAGAGAAATGATTCAAACAGGAGCGGCGTACGAAAAATTAACATCCCTTATAGAAAAATCAAAAGCATCCAGAAAAGAGGCGATCTAA
- a CDS encoding anthranilate synthase component II has translation MILLIDNFDSFTFNLYQYLGELGEEIIVYRNNQLTIEEIQNLNPKGIILSPGPGRPEDAGICIELIQTLYKSIPILGICLGHQAIGAAFGSEIRRAREIKHGKTSLITHQKKGLFSNIASPLEVMRYHSLSIEKNTVNHQLEISAYSNDDHEVMAIKHKQYPIYGVQFHPESIGTPSGKQILKNFLLEIERKKTNEELFTPVS, from the coding sequence ATGATTTTACTTATCGATAACTTCGACTCATTTACCTTTAATCTGTATCAATATTTAGGTGAATTAGGAGAAGAAATAATTGTCTATCGAAACAATCAACTGACGATTGAAGAAATTCAAAATTTAAACCCGAAAGGCATTATCCTCTCACCTGGACCGGGACGGCCAGAGGATGCCGGAATTTGTATTGAATTGATTCAAACCCTTTATAAGTCGATTCCGATTTTAGGCATTTGTCTTGGGCACCAAGCCATTGGGGCTGCATTCGGCAGTGAAATAAGAAGAGCCCGTGAGATCAAGCATGGAAAGACATCATTGATTACACATCAAAAAAAGGGATTATTCTCCAATATAGCATCTCCACTTGAAGTGATGCGTTACCATTCCTTGTCAATTGAAAAAAACACTGTTAATCATCAGTTAGAGATCTCTGCTTATTCAAATGATGACCATGAAGTGATGGCAATTAAACATAAACAATACCCGATTTATGGTGTGCAATTTCATCCGGAATCAATTGGAACCCCATCAGGGAAACAAATTCTAAAAAACTTTTTACTTGAAATAGAAAGGAAGAAGACAAATGAAGAATTATTTACTCCAGTTAGCTGA
- the trpE gene encoding anthranilate synthase component I, which translates to MKTLHGYFSQEIKGDTLTPISILQKISGNKKFLLESSHKYNDSGRYSFIGTDPAFELISRGNCNEIIDREGKREVLQGNPLEVLKNLLPADNIEDEIFPFIGGAVGYVGYDIVRQYEVIGEDFSNGLDMPDVHLMFYEEVIVFDHLKEKVMICGLPLSKTSTSEAIEKRVIQRIEELKQPDFYLEEEPFHFSGFESEITKDTFIENVEVAKEHILHGDIFQVVLSRRMKSKFEGSPLSLYRNHRSHNPTPYMFYLEFDGYTVIGSSPESLIKSRGTTVISNPIAGTKRRGATIEEDQLLEKELVNDEKELAEHRMLVDLGRNDLGKVCEFGSVQVKKYMAVEKFRHVMHLVSEVSGKLHSKYTAADALASCLPAGTVSGAPKVRAMEIINSLEKSKRGLYSGAVGYLSASGNMDFALAIRTMIIKDGIASIQAGAGIVHDSNPESEFEETSNKLKSFLEGGR; encoded by the coding sequence ATGAAGACATTACATGGTTATTTCTCACAGGAGATAAAAGGTGATACATTAACACCCATTTCAATTTTGCAAAAAATTAGCGGCAACAAAAAATTTTTATTAGAAAGCTCGCATAAATACAATGACTCAGGCCGTTATTCTTTTATCGGTACAGATCCTGCTTTTGAGCTTATTTCAAGAGGAAATTGCAATGAAATTATTGATCGTGAGGGTAAAAGGGAGGTTTTGCAAGGAAACCCTCTGGAGGTATTGAAAAATCTTTTGCCCGCAGACAACATTGAAGATGAGATTTTTCCCTTTATAGGCGGTGCAGTCGGCTATGTTGGATATGACATTGTTAGACAATATGAAGTCATTGGCGAAGACTTTTCGAACGGGTTAGATATGCCTGATGTGCATCTAATGTTCTATGAAGAGGTCATTGTGTTTGACCATCTAAAAGAAAAGGTAATGATTTGCGGTTTGCCGCTTTCAAAAACAAGCACGTCGGAAGCGATTGAAAAGCGGGTAATCCAGAGAATCGAGGAACTTAAGCAACCTGATTTTTACCTTGAAGAAGAGCCTTTCCATTTTTCTGGGTTTGAATCAGAAATCACAAAAGATACTTTTATAGAAAATGTAGAAGTTGCCAAGGAGCATATCCTCCATGGAGATATATTTCAAGTGGTTCTCTCAAGGCGAATGAAATCCAAATTTGAAGGATCACCATTATCGCTTTATCGAAACCATCGAAGTCATAATCCAACTCCATACATGTTTTATCTGGAATTCGACGGTTATACCGTTATCGGTTCTTCGCCGGAAAGCTTAATAAAATCAAGGGGAACAACAGTTATTTCAAATCCAATTGCCGGTACGAAACGGCGGGGAGCCACAATAGAGGAGGATCAATTGCTTGAAAAAGAGTTAGTAAATGATGAAAAGGAACTAGCGGAACATCGAATGCTCGTAGATCTTGGACGAAATGATCTTGGTAAGGTCTGCGAATTTGGTTCTGTGCAAGTCAAGAAATATATGGCAGTAGAAAAATTCCGTCATGTCATGCATCTGGTATCAGAAGTTAGCGGAAAGCTGCATTCAAAATATACGGCTGCAGATGCCCTTGCTTCCTGTCTGCCAGCCGGGACGGTTTCAGGGGCACCAAAGGTGAGGGCAATGGAAATCATCAATTCCCTTGAAAAGTCAAAACGCGGACTATATTCGGGGGCGGTTGGTTACTTGTCGGCTAGCGGCAATATGGATTTCGCCCTTGCGATTCGAACGATGATTATTAAGGATGGAATAGCAAGTATTCAAGCAGGAGCTGGGATTGTTCACGATTCCAACCCGGAATCTGAGTTTGAAGAAACATCGAATAAATTAAAATCCTTTTTGGAGGGTGGGCGATGA
- a CDS encoding MFS transporter — protein MEHIENLSQKSKTAKKKKSAAGEKGANGLLNQKWAIISLSSIPLVMTLGNSMLIPVLPSMEKKLSISSFQTSMIITVYSIVAIFLIPVAGYLSDHIGRKKVIIPSLIIAGIGGLVSGWAAWKLDDAYWLILTGRALQGVGAAGAAPIVMPLVGDMFKNDDDVSSCLGLIETSNTFGKVLSPILGALLAGFIWFLPFFAFPLFCAISVIMMALLVKCPKSDEKIIPFKEFFRNIKKTFTEKGRWLYAIFFIGGILMLILFGILFYLSEIFEKEYGIKDLKKGFFLALPLGALCLSSFISGKVIKKNKVLMKWLTFGGIVAAALSIAALWFSIKLWYMITMFLISGIGIGLGLPCLDALITEGIDKKERGTVTSIYNSMRFIGVAAGPPIIAVLMGHSNHWIFILLSSLSILAAFVALLSIKPKVEG, from the coding sequence ATGGAACATATTGAAAATTTAAGCCAAAAATCAAAGACTGCAAAAAAGAAAAAATCTGCAGCAGGCGAAAAGGGAGCCAATGGGTTATTAAATCAAAAATGGGCAATTATTTCATTGTCTTCCATTCCCTTAGTCATGACCTTAGGAAATTCGATGTTAATTCCAGTGTTACCTTCCATGGAAAAAAAATTATCCATTTCTTCCTTTCAAACAAGCATGATTATTACTGTGTACTCCATTGTAGCGATTTTTTTAATCCCAGTGGCTGGTTATTTATCCGATCATATCGGCAGAAAAAAGGTCATTATCCCGAGCCTTATAATTGCCGGAATCGGCGGCCTTGTTTCGGGATGGGCTGCATGGAAGCTTGATGATGCCTATTGGCTCATTTTAACAGGCCGTGCACTTCAAGGGGTCGGTGCGGCCGGTGCGGCACCTATTGTCATGCCCCTGGTTGGCGACATGTTTAAAAATGATGATGACGTAAGCAGCTGCTTAGGTCTAATTGAAACATCCAATACCTTCGGAAAGGTCTTGAGTCCAATATTAGGTGCCTTATTGGCCGGGTTCATCTGGTTTTTACCTTTTTTTGCCTTTCCATTATTTTGTGCTATTTCCGTTATCATGATGGCACTACTCGTAAAGTGCCCCAAATCTGATGAAAAAATAATACCATTTAAGGAGTTTTTCAGGAATATAAAAAAAACCTTTACGGAAAAAGGTCGTTGGCTATATGCCATTTTTTTTATAGGCGGGATTCTTATGCTAATCCTTTTTGGAATCTTGTTTTACCTCTCAGAAATATTTGAAAAAGAATACGGCATTAAGGACCTCAAAAAGGGATTCTTTTTAGCCTTACCATTAGGTGCACTTTGTTTATCGTCCTTTATAAGCGGTAAGGTCATTAAGAAAAATAAAGTGCTGATGAAATGGTTAACTTTCGGGGGAATTGTTGCAGCAGCTCTTTCCATTGCAGCCTTATGGTTTTCCATAAAACTCTGGTATATGATTACCATGTTTCTCATCAGCGGCATAGGGATCGGTTTAGGCCTCCCATGTTTAGATGCCTTAATTACCGAAGGAATTGATAAAAAAGAACGGGGCACGGTTACATCGATTTATAATTCCATGAGATTCATCGGAGTCGCAGCAGGTCCTCCGATAATTGCTGTGTTAATGGGCCATTCCAACCATTGGATTTTTATCCTGCTAAGCAGCCTCAGTATCCTTGCGGCTTTTGTCGCTTTATTGTCAATCAAACCAAAAGTAGAGGGATAA
- a CDS encoding PTS fructose transporter subunit IIABC gives MKITELLSEHTILLDIKGTEKASAIDQLVDVLFKADKISDRDNFKAAILKREEQSTTGIGDGIAIPHAKTKAVKEAAIVFGKSANGVDYDSLDGKPAHLFFMIAAPDGANNTHLEALARLSGLLMKVEVRYELLMATTPDEVMKTINRYDKEEEKEALVTESKKHTVVAVTGCPTGIAHTYMAADSLKAKAKEMGVEIKVETNGSGGAKNVLTKAEIENATAVIVAADINVEMERFKGKHVIQAAVAEGIRRPDQLIDKALKQDAPVYKGNGSNGVKESNQKESRKGFYKHLMNGVSNMLPFVVGGGILIAISFMFGYNSANPEDPSYNPIAAVINAIGGDNAFALIVPVLAGFIALSIADRPGFAPGMVGGLMAAHGGAGFLGGLIAGFLAGYIVLLLKKAFAGLPRSLEGIKSILIYPLLGIAITGFLMHYVVNNPVAWINKEIANWLTGLGTGNAVLLGVVLGLMMSFDMGGPVNKAAYVFGTGLLASGVYGPMAAIMAAGMVPPLAIALATTMFKNKFNEQDKDAGKACYVMGLSFITEGAIPFAAADPLRVIPSVMAGSAIAGALSMAFGIGLRAPHGGIFVVPLVEGGALMYALAIVIGSIVSALLIGFLKKPIKTA, from the coding sequence ATGAAAATCACTGAATTGTTATCCGAACATACCATTTTACTTGATATAAAAGGCACTGAAAAAGCAAGTGCGATTGACCAGCTTGTTGACGTCTTGTTTAAGGCTGATAAAATTTCAGATCGTGACAATTTCAAAGCAGCGATATTAAAAAGGGAAGAACAAAGTACAACAGGGATTGGTGACGGGATTGCGATTCCACATGCTAAAACGAAGGCAGTCAAGGAGGCTGCAATTGTCTTTGGAAAATCCGCAAACGGTGTTGATTATGACTCATTAGACGGTAAACCAGCACATTTATTCTTTATGATTGCTGCTCCGGATGGTGCAAATAATACCCATTTAGAAGCTTTAGCCCGTCTATCAGGATTATTGATGAAAGTGGAAGTACGATATGAGCTTTTAATGGCAACCACTCCTGATGAAGTGATGAAAACCATCAATCGGTATGATAAGGAAGAAGAAAAGGAAGCACTAGTAACAGAAAGTAAGAAACATACTGTTGTTGCTGTTACGGGCTGCCCTACAGGTATTGCTCATACTTATATGGCGGCCGATTCATTAAAGGCCAAAGCAAAAGAAATGGGTGTAGAAATAAAGGTTGAAACCAATGGCTCTGGCGGTGCAAAAAATGTTCTGACAAAAGCTGAAATTGAAAATGCTACTGCAGTTATCGTTGCTGCCGATATCAATGTTGAAATGGAACGATTCAAAGGTAAGCATGTGATTCAAGCGGCTGTTGCTGAGGGAATCCGACGCCCTGATCAATTAATTGACAAGGCATTAAAACAGGATGCACCGGTTTATAAGGGAAATGGAAGTAATGGCGTCAAAGAATCAAATCAAAAAGAATCTCGAAAAGGATTTTATAAACATTTAATGAATGGTGTATCAAATATGCTGCCGTTTGTCGTCGGCGGCGGGATATTAATTGCCATTAGTTTTATGTTCGGTTATAACTCGGCAAATCCGGAGGACCCATCTTATAATCCAATTGCTGCTGTTATTAATGCCATCGGCGGAGATAACGCATTTGCCCTTATCGTCCCTGTTCTTGCCGGATTTATCGCCCTCAGCATTGCTGACCGTCCGGGATTCGCACCAGGTATGGTAGGCGGGTTGATGGCCGCACATGGAGGAGCAGGCTTTCTAGGCGGATTGATTGCGGGTTTCCTTGCAGGTTATATTGTTCTATTGTTAAAGAAAGCTTTTGCTGGCCTTCCTCGCTCGCTTGAAGGAATTAAAAGTATTTTAATTTATCCGCTATTAGGGATTGCCATTACGGGATTCTTAATGCATTACGTTGTTAACAATCCTGTTGCCTGGATTAATAAGGAAATTGCTAATTGGCTGACTGGACTTGGAACGGGCAATGCGGTTCTATTAGGGGTTGTACTTGGACTTATGATGTCGTTTGATATGGGTGGTCCCGTTAATAAAGCAGCATATGTATTTGGAACAGGGTTGTTAGCCAGCGGTGTATATGGACCGATGGCAGCAATTATGGCAGCTGGCATGGTGCCGCCGCTTGCAATTGCGCTTGCGACTACAATGTTCAAAAACAAGTTTAATGAGCAAGACAAGGACGCGGGAAAAGCTTGTTATGTGATGGGCTTGTCCTTCATTACAGAAGGGGCAATTCCATTTGCAGCGGCAGACCCGCTTCGTGTTATTCCATCGGTAATGGCTGGGTCAGCAATTGCAGGAGCGCTGTCAATGGCATTTGGCATTGGCCTCCGTGCCCCGCATGGCGGAATCTTTGTTGTTCCATTAGTTGAAGGCGGAGCATTAATGTATGCTTTAGCGATTGTCATTGGCTCGATTGTATCAGCCTTATTAATTGGTTTCCTAAAAAAACCTATAAAAACTGCATAA
- the pfkB gene encoding 1-phosphofructokinase: MIYTLTLNPSVDYIVKLDSFQLGTLNRTVSEAKFPGGKGINVSRVLSQFGTPSQALGFIGGFTGAYIEEFLQKERIETDFVEVKEDSRINIKLKSGQESEINANGPNISDIDFTQLKEKIKQLNSNDLLVLAGSIPSSLPVTTYEELVLICQENGVHFVVDAEGELLKKVLPYKPFLIKPNHHELGHLFDTALTSVEDVIPYGKKLITLGAQNIIVSLADKGAVFINENKVLIAAVPKGKVKNSVGAGDSMVAGFLAAIERKKNIEEAFRYSVASGSATAFSLGLCTKENVEALLAQVTIKELI; the protein is encoded by the coding sequence ATGATTTACACATTAACGTTAAATCCTTCCGTTGACTATATTGTTAAATTGGATAGTTTTCAATTAGGTACGTTAAATCGGACAGTAAGTGAAGCGAAGTTTCCAGGCGGTAAAGGTATTAATGTTTCACGAGTTTTAAGCCAATTTGGAACACCTAGTCAAGCACTTGGATTTATCGGAGGTTTTACAGGAGCCTATATTGAGGAATTTCTTCAAAAAGAACGGATTGAAACAGATTTTGTTGAAGTTAAAGAAGATTCACGGATTAATATAAAGCTTAAATCTGGTCAGGAATCCGAAATAAATGCAAATGGTCCTAATATTTCGGATATAGATTTTACGCAATTAAAAGAAAAAATAAAACAGTTAAATTCAAATGACTTACTCGTACTTGCCGGCAGCATACCTTCATCACTGCCAGTAACAACCTATGAGGAACTTGTTTTAATCTGTCAAGAGAATGGCGTTCATTTTGTTGTTGATGCAGAGGGGGAGCTGCTTAAGAAAGTTCTCCCGTACAAGCCATTTTTAATTAAACCAAATCATCATGAACTTGGGCATTTATTTGACACAGCACTAACAAGTGTTGAGGATGTGATTCCATATGGTAAAAAGCTAATAACATTAGGTGCCCAAAATATAATTGTTTCGCTCGCGGACAAAGGAGCCGTATTTATAAACGAAAACAAGGTGCTAATTGCAGCTGTTCCAAAGGGGAAGGTGAAAAACTCTGTTGGTGCGGGAGACTCGATGGTCGCGGGATTTTTGGCAGCTATTGAGAGAAAAAAAAATATCGAAGAAGCATTTCGTTACAGCGTGGCTTCGGGCAGTGCAACTGCTTTTTCATTAGGTCTATGTACAAAGGAAAATGTAGAAGCTCTTTTGGCTCAGGTTACCATTAAGGAATTAATATAG
- a CDS encoding DeoR/GlpR family DNA-binding transcription regulator encodes MIDFCNRFQYNLIKNKISGGDDLLTLERHRMILQLLKDKNIVKIQEIMELTNSSESTIRRDLSQLEEQKFLKRIHGGAQRLQGKLQEPSMMEKASKNLQEKRLVAQYAASLVEEGDCIYLDAGSTVIEMIEFLPNKDIVVVTNGLMHVSSLLTKGISTYIIGGMIKQRTNALIGRGALASLDLYRFDKCFIGVNGIHPQFGFTTPDQEEALVKQKAVSLAREAYVLADHTKFAEISFAKIADIHEASIITNELEHEAEKLYENRTTIKVVTA; translated from the coding sequence ATGATTGATTTTTGCAATCGGTTTCAGTATAATTTAATCAAGAATAAAATTTCAGGTGGTGATGACTTGTTAACACTAGAACGTCATCGAATGATTCTCCAATTATTAAAAGATAAAAATATTGTAAAAATACAAGAAATTATGGAACTGACAAACAGCTCAGAATCAACAATCAGACGCGATTTATCACAATTAGAAGAACAAAAGTTTTTAAAAAGGATTCATGGCGGTGCTCAAAGACTGCAAGGGAAATTGCAAGAACCAAGTATGATGGAGAAAGCATCCAAAAACCTTCAAGAGAAACGACTTGTTGCTCAATATGCCGCCAGTTTAGTGGAAGAGGGCGATTGTATATATCTTGATGCAGGATCAACAGTGATTGAAATGATTGAATTCCTTCCAAATAAGGATATAGTGGTCGTTACAAACGGCCTTATGCATGTGTCGTCGTTACTGACTAAAGGAATCTCGACATATATCATTGGAGGCATGATAAAGCAAAGAACAAATGCCCTCATTGGACGCGGGGCATTAGCGAGTCTTGACCTATATCGATTTGATAAATGCTTTATCGGGGTCAATGGGATTCATCCACAGTTTGGGTTCACTACTCCTGACCAGGAGGAGGCTTTAGTTAAACAAAAGGCCGTTTCGCTTGCGCGGGAGGCATATGTATTAGCGGATCATACGAAATTTGCTGAAATTTCTTTTGCGAAAATTGCTGATATCCATGAAGCATCCATTATTACAAATGAATTAGAGCATGAGGCAGAAAAGCTTTATGAAAACAGAACTACAATAAAGGTTGTGACAGCATGA
- a CDS encoding DMSO/selenate family reductase complex B subunit, with amino-acid sequence MAQLGFYINQSLCIGCKACTVACKDKNNLDVGINFRRVYTYEEGSFIQQPTKGIVGNVKAFYFSIACNHCREPKCVPSCPVGAISKNKENGVVTIDQEACRGTQLCVKACPYGAPQYNKKVFKSDKCDFCLDLQEDGEDPVCVSTCPMNAIEFGDVRKLRKKYGDVSQIIGMPSNSITKPNIVITPHKDAKL; translated from the coding sequence TTGGCCCAGTTAGGATTTTATATTAATCAAAGTCTTTGTATCGGCTGCAAGGCATGCACTGTTGCGTGTAAGGATAAGAATAATCTGGATGTCGGAATTAATTTCCGCAGAGTATATACGTATGAGGAGGGCAGTTTCATTCAGCAGCCGACAAAAGGGATTGTCGGTAATGTAAAAGCTTTCTACTTTTCAATCGCATGCAATCATTGCAGAGAACCAAAATGTGTGCCAAGCTGTCCTGTAGGTGCTATAAGTAAAAATAAAGAAAATGGTGTAGTAACTATTGATCAAGAAGCATGCAGAGGTACACAATTATGTGTTAAGGCATGTCCCTATGGTGCACCACAGTATAATAAAAAGGTATTTAAGTCTGATAAATGTGATTTTTGTCTTGACCTTCAAGAAGATGGTGAGGATCCTGTATGTGTTTCTACGTGTCCGATGAACGCAATTGAATTTGGAGATGTAAGGAAGCTGCGGAAAAAGTATGGGGATGTCAGCCAAATCATAGGAATGCCGAGTAATTCGATTACCAAGCCTAACATTGTAATCACGCCACATAAGGATGCGAAATTGTAG